The following are from one region of the Mycolicibacterium diernhoferi genome:
- a CDS encoding TetR/AcrR family transcriptional regulator, producing the protein MPHIASRGPGRPPAAKAAETRERILRAAREVFSELGYDAATFQAIAVRSDLTRPAINHYFQSKRLLYREVVEHTNGILVRGGEEKARAETSLLKRLSAFFSIAVQVDTKDRSVAAFLVTSVLEAQRHPELKEDEYDPLANSRAFVHWAVTDAIERGELITESDVSTVVEMLVAVMWGMGFYAGYVGSHDELVSVVAQLELLMANKLWELSG; encoded by the coding sequence GTGCCGCATATAGCCAGCCGAGGGCCGGGTCGCCCGCCAGCCGCCAAGGCGGCGGAGACCCGTGAGCGGATCCTGCGGGCTGCGCGAGAGGTGTTCAGCGAACTGGGTTATGACGCAGCGACATTCCAGGCAATCGCGGTGCGCTCCGATCTGACCAGGCCGGCGATCAATCATTACTTCCAGAGCAAGCGCCTGCTCTACCGCGAAGTCGTCGAGCACACGAACGGGATTCTGGTCCGCGGCGGGGAGGAAAAGGCCAGGGCGGAGACGAGTCTGCTGAAGAGGCTGTCGGCGTTCTTCTCCATCGCCGTACAGGTCGACACCAAGGATCGATCGGTGGCCGCCTTCCTGGTGACCTCGGTTCTGGAGGCGCAACGTCATCCCGAACTCAAAGAGGACGAGTACGACCCGCTGGCGAACTCCCGGGCGTTCGTCCACTGGGCGGTCACCGATGCGATCGAGCGCGGTGAGTTGATCACCGAGTCGGACGTGTCGACGGTGGTGGAGATGCTGGTGGCGGTCATGTGGGGAATGGGCTTCTACGCCGGCTACGTGGGCAGCCACGACGAGTTGGTGTCGGTGGTGGCTCAACTGGAATTGCTGATGGCCAACAAACTCTGGGAGCTGAGCGGGTAG
- a CDS encoding PTS fructose transporter subunit IIABC, which produces MSSTTSVISTDLVLLDADAGTDKQAVISRIAGLLARAGRTTDADGLITAAMAREAQSATGLPGGIAIPHCRSPYVDTPTIGFARLSPKVDFGAPDGPADLVFLIAAPESGGQEHMKLLSSLARALVRKDFVESLRTATTADELVALVDGVVNPAPASPTPAAEPAQPPATRKTIAAITACPTGIAHTYMAADALKLAAERADVDLVVETQGSSGSTPLPASTIARADAVIFATDVGVKDRGRFAGKPVIASGVKRAINEPDTMIAEAVAAADNPKAPRVEGSAGAAADTEGSSDVGWGTRTRQILLTGVSYMIPFVAAGGLLIALGFLFGGYEITDNGNDIALNNSLTNLPEGGLMQYLGAILFTLGGLAFNFLVPALAGYIAFAIADRPGLAPGFTAGALAVFVGGGFIGGIVGGVIAGFVALWISNLKVPQWLRGLMPVVIIPLVASLVVGLIMFFLIGRPLALINTGLTDWLNGLTGTSAVLLGVILGLMMCFDLGGPVNKAAYAFATAGLAAATTGSFQIMAAVMAAGMVPPLAMALATTIRPGLFSEPEKENGRAAWLLGASFISEGAIPFAAADPLRVIPSMMFGGAITGALCMAFGVTLRAPHGGIFVFFAIGNLLWFLIALVAGTVVSALTVVAAKQFISPRRAVSA; this is translated from the coding sequence ATGTCCAGTACAACCTCGGTGATCAGCACCGACCTGGTCCTGCTCGACGCCGACGCCGGCACCGACAAGCAGGCCGTCATCTCGCGCATCGCCGGACTGCTGGCCCGCGCCGGTCGGACCACCGACGCCGACGGCCTGATCACCGCGGCGATGGCCCGTGAAGCCCAGTCCGCCACCGGGCTGCCCGGTGGCATCGCGATCCCGCACTGCCGCTCGCCTTACGTCGACACCCCGACGATCGGCTTCGCCCGGCTGTCCCCGAAGGTCGACTTCGGCGCTCCGGACGGACCCGCCGACCTGGTGTTCCTCATCGCCGCACCGGAATCCGGCGGCCAGGAGCACATGAAGCTGCTGTCCAGCCTGGCCCGCGCACTGGTGCGCAAGGACTTCGTCGAATCACTGAGGACGGCGACCACGGCCGACGAACTCGTCGCGCTGGTCGACGGGGTCGTCAATCCGGCGCCGGCGAGTCCGACACCGGCCGCCGAGCCCGCGCAACCGCCCGCCACGCGCAAGACCATCGCGGCGATCACGGCCTGCCCCACCGGGATCGCGCACACCTACATGGCCGCGGACGCGCTGAAGCTGGCCGCCGAACGCGCCGACGTCGACCTGGTGGTGGAGACCCAGGGCTCCTCGGGCAGCACCCCACTGCCCGCCTCGACCATCGCCCGGGCCGACGCCGTCATCTTCGCCACCGACGTGGGCGTCAAGGACCGCGGCCGATTCGCCGGCAAGCCGGTGATCGCCTCCGGCGTGAAACGCGCAATCAACGAGCCCGACACCATGATCGCCGAAGCGGTTGCCGCCGCGGACAATCCGAAGGCTCCCCGGGTAGAGGGCAGTGCCGGCGCGGCGGCCGACACCGAGGGTTCTTCGGACGTCGGCTGGGGCACCCGCACCCGACAGATCCTGCTCACCGGGGTGAGCTACATGATCCCGTTCGTCGCGGCGGGCGGTCTGCTCATCGCGCTGGGCTTCCTGTTCGGCGGCTACGAGATCACCGACAACGGCAACGACATCGCCTTGAACAACTCGCTGACCAACCTGCCCGAGGGTGGTCTGATGCAGTACCTCGGCGCCATCCTGTTCACCCTCGGTGGATTGGCCTTCAACTTCCTGGTGCCCGCGCTGGCCGGCTACATCGCGTTCGCGATCGCCGACCGGCCGGGCCTCGCCCCCGGCTTCACCGCCGGTGCGCTGGCGGTGTTCGTCGGCGGCGGCTTCATCGGCGGCATCGTCGGCGGCGTGATCGCCGGGTTCGTCGCGCTGTGGATCAGCAATCTCAAGGTGCCGCAATGGCTGCGCGGCCTGATGCCGGTCGTGATCATCCCGCTGGTCGCCTCGCTGGTCGTCGGCCTGATCATGTTCTTCCTGATCGGCCGGCCGCTGGCCCTGATCAACACCGGCCTGACCGACTGGCTCAACGGGTTGACCGGCACCTCGGCGGTGCTGCTCGGGGTGATCCTCGGTCTGATGATGTGCTTCGACCTCGGTGGCCCGGTCAACAAGGCGGCCTACGCCTTCGCCACCGCGGGTCTCGCCGCGGCCACCACCGGGTCGTTCCAGATCATGGCCGCGGTGATGGCCGCCGGCATGGTGCCGCCGTTGGCGATGGCGCTGGCCACGACGATCCGGCCGGGACTGTTCAGCGAGCCGGAGAAGGAGAACGGCCGCGCCGCTTGGCTACTCGGTGCCTCGTTCATCTCCGAGGGCGCCATCCCGTTCGCCGCTGCCGACCCGCTCCGGGTCATCCCGTCGATGATGTTCGGCGGTGCCATCACCGGTGCGCTGTGCATGGCGTTCGGCGTGACGCTGCGGGCCCCGCACGGCGGCATCTTCGTGTTCTTCGCGATCGGCAACCTGTTGTGGTTCCTGATCGCACTGGTGGCGGGAACCGTCGTCTCGGCTCTCACGGTCGTCGCCGCCAAGCAGTTCATCTCGCCCCGCCGCGCTGTTTCCGCCTGA
- a CDS encoding phosphoenolpyruvate--protein phosphotransferase, protein MSTSSTTAQVLSGVPVVAGVAYAPVIRPGARPPAPPADDTEINEADRPAEVARMKDAAAAVADRLRERAAHATGVASEVLATTAALAQDRAWLGDAEKRIRAGNSAEQAVSGAIAKIADALARAGDLMAERVTDLRDVRDRVLAQLAGLPEPGVPVPDVPSVLCAEDLAPADTAGLDPALVVALATTLGGPTSHTAIIARQLGIPCVVAVDGLDAVPAGVPVMVDGGRGTVTVSPDATSAARTVEESRRDAHRIAQWTGPGRTADGHPVAVLANVQDGAAARTARQTPAEGVGLFRTEMCFLNRDTEPSVDEQARIYGEVLTAFQGAKVVIRTLDAGSDKPLKFAGHRDEANPALGVRGVRISFGNPGLLSRQLEAIAAAGQATGTDPWVMAPMIATADEAKTFAAQARSYGLTPGVMIEVPAAALLARHILEHVDFLSIGTNDLAQYTMAADRMSSELATLTDPWQPGVLALVEMTARAGAAAGKPVGVCGEAAADPLLACVLVGMGVTSLSAAATAVPGVGAALAAVTLERCRAAAQAVVQTASAADARSAALAALG, encoded by the coding sequence ATGAGCACTTCGTCGACGACGGCACAGGTTCTGAGCGGCGTCCCGGTGGTGGCCGGTGTCGCCTACGCCCCGGTGATCCGGCCCGGAGCGCGGCCCCCGGCGCCCCCGGCCGACGACACGGAGATCAATGAGGCCGACCGCCCGGCCGAGGTGGCCCGGATGAAGGACGCCGCCGCCGCGGTGGCCGACCGGTTGCGCGAGCGTGCGGCGCACGCCACCGGGGTCGCCTCGGAGGTGCTGGCCACCACCGCGGCACTGGCGCAGGACCGGGCCTGGCTCGGCGATGCCGAAAAGCGGATCCGAGCAGGAAATTCCGCCGAACAGGCGGTCAGCGGCGCGATCGCCAAGATCGCCGACGCGCTGGCCCGGGCGGGCGATCTGATGGCCGAGCGGGTCACCGATCTGCGCGATGTGCGCGACCGGGTGCTCGCGCAGCTGGCCGGTCTGCCCGAACCCGGGGTGCCGGTGCCCGACGTGCCGTCGGTGTTGTGCGCCGAGGACCTGGCGCCCGCCGACACCGCCGGTCTGGATCCCGCGCTGGTGGTGGCCCTGGCCACCACCCTGGGGGGCCCGACCAGCCACACCGCGATCATCGCCCGCCAGCTCGGAATCCCGTGTGTGGTGGCGGTGGACGGGCTGGATGCGGTGCCCGCCGGAGTGCCGGTGATGGTCGACGGGGGCCGCGGGACGGTGACGGTGTCCCCGGACGCCACCTCGGCGGCGCGGACCGTCGAGGAGTCGCGCCGCGACGCCCATCGGATCGCGCAGTGGACGGGGCCCGGCCGCACCGCCGATGGGCACCCGGTGGCGGTGTTGGCGAACGTTCAGGACGGTGCGGCGGCGCGGACAGCGCGGCAGACTCCGGCCGAGGGGGTCGGTCTGTTCCGCACCGAAATGTGCTTCCTGAACCGTGATACCGAGCCGTCGGTCGATGAGCAGGCCCGGATCTACGGTGAGGTACTGACGGCGTTTCAGGGTGCCAAGGTCGTGATCCGCACCCTGGACGCGGGCTCGGACAAGCCGCTCAAATTCGCCGGCCACCGGGACGAGGCCAATCCGGCACTGGGCGTGCGGGGGGTGCGCATCTCGTTCGGCAACCCTGGGCTGCTGTCCCGCCAACTCGAGGCGATCGCCGCGGCGGGACAGGCCACCGGCACCGATCCGTGGGTGATGGCGCCGATGATCGCCACCGCCGACGAGGCGAAGACCTTTGCCGCACAGGCACGTTCCTACGGATTGACCCCCGGGGTGATGATCGAGGTACCCGCCGCGGCCCTGCTGGCCCGCCACATCCTCGAGCATGTCGACTTCCTGTCGATCGGTACCAACGATCTGGCCCAGTACACGATGGCGGCGGACCGGATGTCGTCCGAACTGGCCACGCTCACCGACCCGTGGCAGCCCGGCGTGCTGGCCCTGGTCGAGATGACCGCCCGCGCCGGCGCGGCCGCCGGAAAACCGGTGGGCGTCTGCGGGGAGGCGGCCGCCGATCCGCTGCTGGCCTGCGTGCTCGTCGGGATGGGGGTGACCTCGCTGTCCGCGGCGGCGACGGCGGTACCCGGTGTCGGTGCCGCGCTGGCCGCGGTGACGTTGGAGCGCTGCCGCGCCGCGGCGCAGGCGGTGGTCCAGACGGCGAGTGCCGCGGACGCACGGTCCGCGGCACTCGCAGCGTTGGGGTAG
- a CDS encoding SAM-dependent methyltransferase: protein MSSLRTHDDSWDIASSVGTTAVMVAAARAAETASADPLIKDPYARILVEGAGGGPWGLMMDEGWVARAAEIDPDGAAMFAHMGNYQAVRSRFFDDFFIAAGAAGIRQVVILASGLDSRAYRLEWPAGTTVFEIDQPKVLEYKGSVLAEHGVAPAANRHEVAVDLRHDWPRALRAAGFDADVPTAWLAEGLLMYLPADAQDRLFAQITDLSAADSRIAVETAPMQAEERRRQMKERFELIKAKFGIEDSLDVGELMYNDPDRADVAVWLAENGWDSTAVAAAAEMRRLGRWALPDGPDTPDDNAFSQFVTATRRR from the coding sequence ATGAGTTCATTGCGCACCCACGACGACAGCTGGGACATCGCCTCCAGCGTCGGAACCACGGCCGTGATGGTTGCCGCCGCACGCGCCGCGGAGACCGCGAGCGCCGATCCGCTGATCAAGGACCCCTACGCGCGCATTCTGGTGGAGGGGGCCGGCGGCGGGCCGTGGGGTCTGATGATGGACGAGGGCTGGGTGGCCCGCGCGGCCGAGATCGACCCGGACGGTGCGGCGATGTTCGCCCATATGGGCAACTACCAAGCGGTCCGGAGCCGATTCTTCGACGACTTCTTCATCGCCGCCGGTGCGGCCGGAATCCGCCAGGTGGTCATCCTGGCCTCCGGGCTGGACTCCCGCGCCTACCGGCTGGAGTGGCCGGCGGGCACCACCGTCTTCGAGATCGACCAGCCCAAGGTGCTGGAGTACAAGGGGTCGGTGCTGGCCGAGCACGGCGTGGCGCCGGCCGCGAACCGTCATGAGGTGGCCGTCGACCTCCGCCACGATTGGCCCCGGGCATTGCGCGCGGCCGGATTCGACGCCGATGTCCCGACCGCCTGGCTGGCCGAGGGCCTGCTGATGTACCTACCCGCCGATGCGCAGGACCGGTTGTTCGCCCAGATCACCGACCTGTCGGCCGCCGACAGCCGGATCGCGGTGGAAACCGCTCCGATGCAGGCCGAGGAACGGCGCCGGCAGATGAAGGAGCGCTTCGAACTCATCAAGGCGAAGTTCGGCATCGAGGACAGCCTGGACGTCGGTGAGCTCATGTACAACGACCCCGACCGGGCCGATGTGGCCGTCTGGCTTGCCGAGAACGGCTGGGACAGCACGGCCGTCGCCGCGGCCGCCGAGATGCGCAGACTGGGCCGTTGGGCGCTGCCGGACGGTCCGGATACACCCGACGACAACGCCTTCTCCCAGTTTGTGACCGCCACCAGGCGTAGATAG
- a CDS encoding DeoR/GlpR family DNA-binding transcription regulator, producing MYAEERQHAIAALVMAQGRASVAELAQAYDVTTETVRRDLAVLHKAGLVRRVHGGAVPARALHLVEQDVDERDATRSTHKDAIAAAATDFFPAGGASVLLDAGTTTSRVAALLPTDRDLVVVTNSVPIAARLSAVPSVTLQLLGGRVRGLTQAAVGEQALATLGRLRVDIAFIGTNGITARHGLSTPDGEEAAIKRAMVRSANYVVVVADSSKIGREELHSFAPISSVDALITDTEIADSARDELVGLGVEVTCAGATA from the coding sequence ATGTACGCCGAGGAACGTCAGCACGCCATCGCCGCGCTGGTGATGGCGCAGGGCCGCGCCTCGGTCGCCGAACTCGCCCAGGCCTACGACGTGACCACCGAGACCGTGCGCCGGGACCTCGCGGTGCTGCACAAGGCCGGACTGGTGCGCCGGGTACACGGGGGCGCGGTACCGGCGCGCGCGCTGCACCTGGTCGAGCAGGACGTCGATGAGCGCGATGCCACCCGCTCCACACACAAGGACGCCATCGCCGCGGCAGCAACCGACTTCTTCCCCGCAGGCGGTGCCAGCGTGCTGCTGGACGCCGGCACCACCACCAGTCGCGTCGCCGCGCTCCTGCCCACCGACCGCGATCTCGTGGTGGTGACCAATTCGGTGCCCATCGCCGCCCGACTGTCGGCGGTACCCTCGGTCACCCTGCAACTGCTGGGTGGACGGGTCCGCGGCCTCACCCAGGCAGCCGTCGGCGAACAGGCCCTGGCCACCCTGGGCCGGCTGCGGGTGGACATCGCGTTCATCGGCACCAACGGCATCACCGCCCGGCACGGCCTCTCGACTCCCGACGGCGAGGAGGCCGCCATCAAACGGGCCATGGTGCGGTCCGCGAATTACGTTGTGGTGGTCGCAGACTCGTCGAAGATCGGCCGCGAGGAACTACACAGCTTTGCGCCGATCTCCAGCGTCGACGCACTCATCACCGATACCGAGATCGCCGACTCGGCCCGTGACGAGCTCGTCGGGCTCGGCGTCGAAGTCACCTGCGCAGGAGCAACCGCATGA
- a CDS encoding SDR family oxidoreductase produces MPGVQDRVVVITGAGGGLGREYALTLAREGASVVVNDLGGARDGSGAGHNMADEVVAEIKAAGGRAVANYDSVAEPEGAENIIKTAIDEFGKVDGVVSNAGILRDGTFHKMTYENWDAVLKVHLYGGYNVIRAAWPHFREQNFGRVVVATSTSGLFGNFGQANYGAAKLGLVGLINTLAQEGAKYNIKTNAVAPIAATRMTQDILPPEVFEKLTPEYVAPVVAYLMTEELPDTDSVFIVGGGKVQRTALFQNDGITFTEVPSVDDIAAKWGEITDLSAAKQASFKLG; encoded by the coding sequence ATGCCCGGAGTGCAGGATCGCGTCGTCGTCATCACCGGAGCCGGTGGTGGTCTCGGCCGTGAATACGCCCTGACCTTGGCCCGTGAGGGTGCCAGCGTCGTCGTCAACGACCTCGGTGGTGCGCGGGACGGGTCCGGAGCCGGACACAACATGGCCGACGAGGTCGTGGCAGAGATCAAGGCCGCCGGTGGCCGGGCCGTCGCCAACTACGACAGCGTTGCCGAGCCCGAGGGCGCCGAGAACATCATCAAGACCGCGATCGACGAGTTCGGCAAGGTCGACGGCGTGGTGAGCAACGCCGGCATCCTGCGTGACGGCACCTTCCACAAGATGACCTACGAAAACTGGGACGCGGTGCTCAAGGTGCACCTGTACGGCGGTTACAACGTCATCCGTGCAGCGTGGCCGCACTTCCGCGAGCAGAACTTCGGCCGTGTCGTGGTCGCCACCTCCACCAGCGGTCTGTTCGGCAACTTCGGCCAGGCCAACTACGGCGCGGCCAAGCTCGGCCTGGTCGGCCTGATCAACACGCTCGCCCAGGAGGGCGCGAAGTACAACATCAAGACCAACGCCGTCGCGCCGATCGCGGCCACCCGCATGACGCAGGACATCCTGCCGCCCGAGGTCTTCGAGAAGCTCACCCCGGAATATGTTGCGCCCGTGGTCGCCTACCTGATGACCGAGGAACTGCCCGATACCGATTCGGTGTTCATCGTCGGCGGCGGAAAGGTGCAGCGCACCGCGCTGTTCCAGAACGACGGCATCACCTTCACCGAGGTGCCCTCGGTGGACGATATCGCCGCCAAGTGGGGCGAGATCACCGACCTGTCGGCGGCCAAGCAGGCCAGCTTCAAGCTCGGTTAA
- a CDS encoding aldehyde dehydrogenase family protein has translation MTTHADVPTSAAVTDIPAAVAGLRATYATGRTRDLEWRKRQLRGLEKLVVDNETAIAAALATDLGRQPFEAWLADVASTAAEAADAAKNVGKWAKRRYRLLELSQLPGRGWVEYEPFGTVLVIGAWNFPFALTLGPAVGALAAGNTVALKPSELAPACSALMAELVPKYLDPEAVVVIEGDGAVSQELIEQGFDKICFTGGTEIGRKVYQSAAAHLTPVTLELGGKSPVIVAADADLGVAAERIAWTKLINSGQICIAPDYVLVDASVRDELIAKIKAAIQRFEAQATGGKRIVNRRHFDRLTAAIAATEGDVTVGGGSEPAKLEIEPTVVVDPSVREPLMTDEIFGPVLPIVTVQNLDEAITFVNARPKPLAAYLFTKSKAVRERVIRDVPAGGMVVNHLIFHFATTKLPFGGVGPSGIGAYHGRFGFEEFSHRKSVLSKPTRPDLGKLIYPPYTEKAWKLARRLF, from the coding sequence ATGACCACGCATGCAGATGTACCCACGTCAGCAGCCGTGACGGATATCCCGGCGGCGGTCGCCGGACTCCGCGCGACCTACGCCACCGGTCGCACCCGTGATCTCGAATGGCGTAAGCGGCAGCTCCGCGGCCTGGAGAAGCTGGTGGTCGACAACGAGACCGCCATCGCCGCAGCGCTGGCCACCGACCTGGGCCGCCAGCCATTCGAGGCGTGGCTGGCCGACGTCGCCAGCACCGCAGCCGAGGCGGCCGACGCGGCCAAGAACGTCGGGAAGTGGGCCAAGCGCCGGTACCGGCTGCTGGAACTCTCGCAGTTACCGGGACGCGGCTGGGTCGAGTACGAGCCCTTCGGCACGGTGTTGGTCATCGGTGCCTGGAACTTCCCGTTCGCGCTGACCCTGGGTCCCGCCGTCGGTGCGCTCGCGGCCGGCAACACCGTGGCGCTCAAACCGTCCGAACTGGCGCCGGCCTGCTCGGCGCTGATGGCCGAGCTGGTGCCCAAGTATCTGGATCCCGAGGCCGTGGTCGTCATCGAAGGCGACGGTGCGGTCAGCCAGGAACTCATCGAGCAGGGCTTCGACAAGATCTGCTTCACCGGTGGCACCGAGATCGGGCGCAAGGTGTACCAGAGCGCCGCCGCCCACCTCACCCCGGTGACCTTGGAGCTGGGCGGTAAGAGCCCGGTCATCGTCGCCGCCGACGCCGACCTGGGCGTCGCCGCCGAGCGCATCGCGTGGACCAAGCTGATCAACTCCGGCCAGATCTGCATCGCGCCGGACTATGTGCTCGTCGACGCCTCGGTGCGCGACGAACTGATCGCCAAGATCAAGGCGGCGATCCAGCGGTTCGAGGCGCAGGCCACCGGCGGCAAACGGATCGTCAACCGCCGGCACTTCGACCGGCTCACCGCAGCGATCGCGGCCACCGAGGGCGACGTCACCGTCGGAGGTGGCTCCGAGCCGGCGAAGCTGGAGATCGAGCCGACCGTCGTGGTGGACCCGTCGGTGCGTGAACCGTTGATGACCGACGAGATCTTCGGCCCGGTGCTGCCCATCGTCACTGTCCAAAACCTGGATGAGGCAATCACTTTCGTCAACGCGCGGCCCAAGCCGCTGGCGGCCTACCTGTTCACCAAGAGCAAGGCGGTCCGCGAACGGGTGATCCGTGACGTGCCCGCCGGAGGCATGGTGGTCAACCATCTGATCTTCCATTTCGCCACCACCAAGCTGCCGTTCGGCGGTGTCGGCCCGTCCGGGATCGGCGCGTACCACGGCCGCTTCGGCTTCGAGGAGTTCAGCCACCGCAAGTCGGTGCTGAGCAAGCCGACCCGACCCGACTTGGGCAAGCTGATCTACCCGCCGTATACAGAGAAGGCGTGGAAACTGGCCCGTCGGCTGTTCTAG
- a CDS encoding pirin family protein, whose product MPAITADTLTLPRIAAATTADTERPVRSITTGPSGYEGEGFPVVRAFGGVSAADLDPFVHMDQMGEIEYQPGEPRGTDWHPHRGFETVTYMIDGRFAHQDSHGGGGLITDGATQWMTAGSGILHIETPPAELVESGGLFHGVQLWVNLPSKDKFASPRYQSIEGRAVTLLSSEDGGALVRVIAGDIDGQRGPGQTHTPITLAHATVAPGARLDLPWDRGYNALVYVLSGRGAVGPVGHPIQQGQLAVLGPGDRITVAATSRQDGNRPALEVLLLGGRPLREPVVQYGPFVMNSKAEVLQALEDFNAGRFGSLPANALTPHRVR is encoded by the coding sequence ATGCCCGCCATCACCGCCGACACCCTGACCCTGCCCCGGATCGCCGCGGCCACAACGGCCGATACCGAACGCCCTGTCCGTTCCATCACCACCGGCCCCAGTGGCTATGAGGGGGAAGGATTCCCGGTCGTGCGCGCCTTCGGCGGCGTGTCGGCCGCCGATCTCGATCCCTTCGTGCACATGGACCAGATGGGCGAGATCGAGTACCAGCCCGGGGAGCCGCGCGGCACGGACTGGCATCCGCACCGCGGTTTCGAAACCGTCACCTACATGATCGACGGGCGCTTCGCGCACCAGGATTCGCACGGGGGTGGCGGCCTGATCACCGATGGCGCCACCCAGTGGATGACCGCGGGCTCGGGCATCCTGCACATCGAGACCCCGCCGGCCGAACTGGTGGAAAGCGGTGGGCTGTTCCATGGTGTCCAGCTGTGGGTGAACCTGCCGAGCAAGGACAAATTCGCCTCTCCGCGTTACCAATCCATCGAGGGGCGCGCGGTGACCCTGCTGTCGTCGGAAGACGGGGGTGCGCTGGTGCGCGTCATCGCCGGTGACATCGACGGGCAGCGCGGACCCGGGCAGACCCACACGCCGATCACGCTCGCGCACGCCACCGTTGCGCCGGGTGCGCGGTTGGATCTGCCGTGGGACCGCGGCTACAACGCCCTGGTTTACGTGCTGTCCGGGCGCGGCGCCGTCGGGCCCGTCGGGCATCCGATTCAGCAGGGCCAGCTGGCGGTCCTCGGCCCCGGTGACCGCATCACGGTGGCCGCCACGTCGAGGCAGGACGGCAACCGTCCCGCCCTGGAAGTGTTGCTACTGGGTGGGCGGCCGCTCCGCGAACCGGTGGTCCAGTACGGGCCGTTCGTGATGAACTCCAAAGCCGAGGTTCTGCAGGCATTGGAGGACTTCAATGCTGGAAGATTCGGTTCGCTGCCAGCCAACGCGCTGACCCCGCACCGGGTGCGCTGA
- the pfkB gene encoding 1-phosphofructokinase — protein sequence MIVTVTPNPSIDRTVTLPGTLTRGAVHRISSVTDEPGGKGVNVARALGLAGVDALAVLPAADDDPMLAALRAAGVPFAAVHVHGAVRTNIAITEDDGTTTKLNEPGTAMTADALSALTRSVVEAAHRADWIVMSGSLPPGVPADWYAEVVAQLAEQDCRVAVDTSDAPLAALAASFGRAAPDLIKPNAEELAGLTGASAQELEDAAAAGDPGPVVDAARQLVDRGARTILVTLGAAGAVLVDPAGNWLAGSPPITPRSTVGAGDSALAGYVRAALSGADAPDRLRMAVAYGSAAAALPGSALPSPDLIDLNAVPVKVISPTPTDS from the coding sequence ATGATCGTCACGGTCACCCCCAACCCCAGCATCGACCGCACCGTCACGCTGCCCGGGACCCTCACCCGCGGAGCGGTGCACCGGATCAGCTCGGTGACCGACGAACCCGGCGGCAAGGGGGTGAACGTGGCGCGGGCCCTCGGCCTTGCCGGGGTGGACGCACTCGCGGTGCTGCCCGCAGCCGACGACGATCCGATGCTGGCGGCACTGCGCGCCGCCGGGGTCCCGTTCGCCGCGGTGCACGTGCACGGCGCGGTCCGCACCAACATCGCCATCACCGAGGATGACGGCACCACGACCAAACTCAACGAGCCCGGTACGGCGATGACCGCCGACGCGCTGTCGGCACTGACCCGCAGCGTCGTGGAGGCCGCACACCGGGCCGACTGGATCGTGATGTCGGGTTCGCTGCCACCCGGCGTCCCGGCGGACTGGTACGCCGAGGTGGTCGCCCAGCTCGCGGAACAGGACTGCCGGGTCGCGGTGGATACCTCGGACGCCCCGCTGGCCGCCCTCGCCGCCTCCTTCGGCCGGGCCGCTCCCGATCTCATCAAACCGAATGCCGAGGAGCTGGCCGGCCTGACCGGGGCGTCCGCACAGGAACTCGAAGATGCCGCCGCCGCGGGCGATCCGGGACCGGTGGTCGACGCCGCACGCCAACTCGTGGACCGCGGGGCCCGCACCATCCTGGTCACCCTCGGGGCGGCGGGCGCGGTATTGGTCGACCCGGCCGGCAACTGGCTGGCCGGCTCACCGCCCATCACCCCGCGCAGCACCGTCGGCGCAGGCGATTCCGCGCTCGCCGGTTATGTCCGGGCCGCCCTGTCCGGCGCGGACGCCCCCGACCGGTTGCGGATGGCCGTCGCCTACGGCAGCGCAGCGGCCGCGCTGCCCGGATCCGCCCTACCGTCCCCCGACCTGATCGATCTCAATGCGGTACCGGTGAAAGTCATTTCGCCGACCCCGACCGACTCCTGA